A genomic window from Halorubrum trapanicum includes:
- a CDS encoding aminopeptidase — MDARVREHAEIIADHSTGIESGDDVVIQMPKEAEDLAVALHEVCGDRGANPVYLNYSKRAQRAFKRSSEEFTEPSHRRALYEAADVFVIARGGANATEDADVDPETNAAYNRAMEEVKRTRLSKTWCLTQYPTASHAQLAGMSTEAYENFVWDAVSLDWDEQREFQAEMVEILDDADEVRIRSGEETDLTLDVSGNSTLNDDGEANLPGGEVFTAPTRDGVDGEVHFDLPLYRYGREIDGVRLRFEDGEVVSHSAERNEDLLSGILDTDEGSRRLGELGIGMNRQIDRFTYNMLFDEKMGDTVHMAVGSAYPETVGGDNEVNESAEHVDMIVDMSEDSVIEVDGEVVQRNGTFVFEDGF; from the coding sequence ATGGACGCACGCGTTCGCGAACACGCGGAGATCATCGCCGACCACTCTACCGGCATCGAGTCGGGCGACGACGTGGTCATCCAGATGCCCAAGGAGGCCGAGGACCTCGCCGTCGCGCTCCACGAGGTCTGCGGCGACCGCGGGGCGAACCCCGTCTACCTCAACTACTCGAAGCGCGCCCAGCGCGCGTTCAAGCGCTCTTCCGAGGAGTTCACCGAGCCGAGCCACCGGCGCGCGCTCTACGAGGCGGCCGACGTCTTCGTCATCGCGCGCGGCGGCGCGAACGCCACCGAGGACGCCGACGTCGACCCCGAGACCAACGCCGCGTACAACCGCGCGATGGAAGAAGTCAAGCGAACGCGCCTGTCGAAGACGTGGTGCCTCACGCAGTACCCGACCGCCAGCCACGCCCAGCTCGCCGGGATGAGCACCGAGGCGTACGAGAACTTCGTCTGGGACGCCGTCTCGCTGGACTGGGACGAACAGCGCGAGTTCCAGGCGGAGATGGTCGAGATCCTCGACGACGCCGACGAGGTCCGGATCCGATCGGGCGAGGAGACCGACCTCACGCTCGACGTGTCGGGCAACTCCACGCTCAACGACGACGGCGAGGCGAACCTCCCCGGCGGCGAGGTGTTCACCGCGCCGACCCGCGACGGCGTCGACGGCGAGGTCCACTTCGACCTGCCGCTGTACCGCTACGGCCGCGAGATCGACGGGGTCCGGCTCCGGTTCGAGGACGGCGAGGTCGTCTCCCACTCGGCCGAGCGCAACGAGGACCTCCTCTCCGGCATCCTCGACACCGACGAGGGCTCGCGGCGCCTCGGCGAGCTGGGTATCGGGATGAACCGACAGATCGACCGCTTCACCTACAACATGCTGTTCGACGAGAAGATGGGCGACACCGTCCACATGGCGGTCGGCTCCGCGTACCCGGAGACGGTGGGGGGAGACAACGAGGTCAACGAGTCGGCCGAACACGTCGACATGATCGTCGACATGAGCGAGGACTCCGTCATCGAGGTCGACGGCGAGGTCGTTCAGCGGAACGGGACGTTCGTCTTCGAGGACGGGTTCTAA
- a CDS encoding amphi-Trp domain-containing protein, with the protein MPEEVLFESESRRSREEIAAYLRTVADSLDDGNAITLKRGDESTTLEPPARPTFEVKAEREGPAGGPGELSVEFELEWDEDGGEEGAGGELEIE; encoded by the coding sequence ATGCCCGAAGAAGTCCTCTTCGAGTCGGAGAGCCGTCGGAGCCGCGAGGAGATCGCCGCGTACCTGCGGACGGTCGCGGACTCGCTGGACGACGGAAACGCGATCACGCTCAAACGCGGCGACGAGTCGACGACGCTGGAGCCGCCCGCGAGGCCGACCTTCGAGGTGAAGGCGGAGCGCGAGGGACCGGCGGGCGGGCCGGGCGAGCTGAGCGTCGAGTTCGAGCTGGAGTGGGACGAGGACGGCGGTGAGGAGGGCGCGGGCGGCGAGTTGGAGATAGAGTAG
- a CDS encoding response regulator, which produces MTEAPDATVLAVDDEPDLAELYRVYLDPVYDVRIATGGEAALDAMDDDVDVVLLDRRMPDMSGHEVLNAIRGDGYDARVAMLTAVEPDVDIVDMPFDDYKTKPVTKEDLLTLVEVLLHRAAFDERSQEFFALASKKAALEAAGTTGTEEYEELVERMESVRLEVDDTLDRLSARDAFVEVPGEVP; this is translated from the coding sequence ATGACCGAAGCCCCGGACGCGACCGTCCTCGCGGTCGACGACGAGCCGGACCTCGCGGAACTGTACCGGGTGTACCTCGACCCGGTCTACGACGTGCGGATCGCCACCGGCGGCGAGGCGGCGCTCGATGCGATGGACGACGATGTCGACGTCGTCCTCTTAGACCGCCGGATGCCCGACATGTCGGGCCACGAGGTGTTGAACGCGATCCGCGGCGACGGGTACGACGCCCGCGTGGCGATGCTGACCGCGGTCGAGCCCGACGTCGACATCGTCGACATGCCGTTCGACGACTACAAGACGAAGCCGGTCACCAAGGAGGACCTGCTCACGCTCGTCGAGGTGCTCCTCCACCGGGCCGCGTTCGACGAGCGGAGCCAGGAGTTCTTCGCGCTCGCCTCGAAGAAGGCGGCGCTGGAGGCCGCGGGCACGACCGGCACCGAGGAGTACGAGGAGCTCGTCGAGCGGATGGAGTCCGTCCGGCTCGAAGTCGACGACACGCTCGATCGCCTCTCCGCGCGGGACGCGTTCGTCGAGGTTCCCGGCGAAGTGCCGTAG